In Rhodanobacter humi, the following are encoded in one genomic region:
- a CDS encoding porin, with the protein MSPTLLRRCRAPLALGIACALALPWAAQAQTTPSTATTGNVSAREQQLEQRVDQLEQQLAQLKAMIQAQKQPQKQPPAQPAPAAPAQNVAAAPSAEAKPVFTTAPGVSVALHGFVSASAFSQNKSFTFGNGTNAEFPVPGSRGSLSGMDVRNSRFWLDFSGAKFAGDWVGGGRIEMDFYGGFNGTGPYSQQQPTPRLRQAYMDLTNPVTGTTVRVGQQWELMFPIDNIPDSLSHIAFPLGFGTGMVGWRFPGVVVMQDLNHGSDGAKWRLDLGAFEGQWNGPGDNVNYLTAGNAGFRPQLEARLRVADKTWVAYAAAHYSEVNLKGVGNTVAAPIKDKVKSVGYEVAGAWMPGPWVFKGLAYTGKGLGEIFGALSQFGDISESGGYVQAGYKFTPNWSAYAFYGIAKPDRADVLRWIGAAGRLKNQQSALSVQYATGAYALSVEWLHDKLDSANGATATRTTTGNQVSLNGMYKF; encoded by the coding sequence ATGAGCCCGACACTCCTCCGTCGTTGCCGCGCGCCGCTGGCGCTGGGCATCGCCTGCGCACTGGCGCTGCCGTGGGCGGCACAGGCGCAGACCACTCCGTCAACCGCGACCACCGGCAACGTCAGCGCCCGCGAGCAGCAGCTGGAGCAGCGCGTGGACCAGCTGGAGCAGCAGCTGGCGCAGCTGAAGGCGATGATCCAGGCGCAGAAGCAGCCGCAGAAGCAGCCGCCGGCACAACCCGCCCCCGCCGCACCGGCGCAGAACGTCGCCGCCGCACCGTCCGCTGAAGCCAAGCCGGTGTTCACCACCGCGCCGGGCGTGTCGGTGGCCTTGCACGGTTTCGTCAGCGCCAGCGCCTTCAGCCAGAACAAGAGCTTCACCTTCGGCAACGGCACGAACGCGGAATTCCCGGTGCCGGGCTCGCGAGGCTCGCTCTCCGGCATGGACGTGCGCAACTCGCGCTTCTGGCTTGACTTCAGCGGCGCGAAGTTCGCCGGCGACTGGGTCGGCGGCGGCCGCATCGAGATGGACTTCTACGGCGGTTTCAACGGCACCGGGCCGTACAGCCAGCAGCAGCCCACGCCGCGCCTGCGCCAAGCCTACATGGACCTCACCAACCCGGTCACCGGCACCACGGTGCGCGTGGGCCAGCAGTGGGAGTTGATGTTCCCGATCGACAACATCCCGGATTCGCTCTCGCACATCGCCTTCCCGCTGGGCTTCGGCACCGGCATGGTGGGCTGGCGCTTCCCTGGCGTGGTGGTGATGCAGGACCTCAACCACGGCAGCGACGGCGCCAAGTGGCGGCTCGACCTGGGCGCGTTCGAAGGCCAGTGGAACGGCCCCGGCGACAACGTGAACTACCTCACCGCGGGCAACGCGGGCTTCCGCCCGCAGCTGGAGGCGCGCCTGCGCGTGGCCGACAAGACCTGGGTGGCCTACGCCGCCGCCCACTACAGCGAAGTGAACCTCAAGGGCGTGGGCAACACCGTGGCCGCGCCGATCAAGGACAAGGTCAAGAGCGTGGGCTACGAGGTGGCTGGCGCCTGGATGCCGGGACCGTGGGTGTTCAAGGGCCTGGCCTACACCGGCAAGGGGCTGGGCGAGATCTTCGGCGCGCTGTCGCAGTTCGGCGACATCTCCGAGAGCGGCGGCTACGTGCAGGCCGGCTACAAGTTCACCCCGAACTGGAGCGCGTATGCGTTCTACGGCATCGCCAAGCCGGACCGCGCCGACGTGCTGCGCTGGATCGGCGCCGCCGGCCGCCTGAAGAACCAGCAGTCGGCACTGAGCGTGCAGTACGCCACCGGCGCCTACGCACTGAGCGTGGAGTGGTTGCACGACAAGCTCGACTCGGCCAACGGCGCGACGGCGACCCGCACCACCACGGGCAACCAGGTCAGCCTCAACGGGATGTACAAGTTCTAG
- a CDS encoding 4'-phosphopantetheinyl transferase family protein, whose protein sequence is MHAIDGFLPAKVAEPLHADEIHVWRLRRPKGAGREPLLALLAGYLGIASDEVRLVANEHGRPALDPLHGGVLDFNWSHSGEQALVALARGLAPGIDLEQRRTRANALEIAQRFFTAEEAGWLGTLDEAERRTAFLELWTAREAVLKALGRGLAFGLDRLAFRREAAGLVLQWLDGEDPAAWQLQPLDVGDDACAALAWRGAPRRIRRFALADATR, encoded by the coding sequence ATGCACGCCATCGACGGATTCCTGCCCGCGAAAGTAGCAGAGCCCCTGCACGCTGACGAGATTCATGTCTGGCGGTTGCGGCGGCCGAAGGGAGCGGGGCGCGAACCGCTGCTGGCCCTGCTCGCGGGCTACCTCGGCATCGCGTCGGACGAGGTGCGACTGGTGGCTAACGAACACGGCCGGCCTGCGCTGGATCCACTCCATGGCGGTGTGCTCGACTTCAACTGGTCGCACAGCGGCGAGCAGGCACTGGTGGCGCTGGCGCGCGGCCTCGCACCAGGCATCGACCTGGAACAGCGCCGCACGCGCGCGAATGCGCTGGAGATTGCGCAGCGTTTCTTCACGGCCGAGGAAGCCGGCTGGCTGGGCACGCTGGACGAGGCCGAACGGCGCACGGCCTTCCTCGAGCTGTGGACCGCGCGCGAGGCGGTGCTGAAGGCGCTGGGCCGCGGCCTCGCGTTCGGGCTGGACCGGCTGGCGTTCCGGCGCGAGGCGGCAGGGTTGGTGCTGCAGTGGCTGGACGGCGAGGACCCCGCCGCGTGGCAACTGCAGCCGCTGGACGTGGGCGACGACGCATGCGCCGCGCTGGCCTGGCGCGGTGCGCCGCGACGCATCCGCCGATTCGCGCTTGCCGACGCGACCCGATAG
- a CDS encoding PAS domain-containing hybrid sensor histidine kinase/response regulator produces MIAGWLLLLVALLYVGLLYGVAWAGDRRPLYPRQPRLRPIVYSLALAVYCSSWTFYGAVGTAAREGLGYLPIYLGPVLLFVFGFGLLRRLVEVAQQRNITSIADFIGARYGKSHWLAAVVAVIAVVAVLPYIALQLKAVAMSFAVLGGSAPGLRGAVATDPALWCAGLLAVFAILFGTRSIDATEHHHGLMLAVALESLIKLVAFVALAWFALRHGPGLAATASLPLRHPGDGLSAGFLAQTLLAFFAMFCLPRQFQIGVVECEDPRDLHRARWMFPLYMLAIMLAVLPIVVTGTQLPAVRDGLADAWVLNLPLALGNGGMAMLAFVGGFSAATGMVIVAAVALSTMISNDLVMPALLRVRRLRLEHRSDLSRLVLRVRRVAIVALAALAYGYYRVVADTENLAATGLLAFAAVAQLAPAIVAALYWRGASRRGVAIGLVAGFAVWAYTLLLPAMLHVGSWQQDGPLGLGWLRPQALFHLGGSDPLLHGTLWSLLVNVACLVFISLRWRPNLEERLHAALFVAPHAASRGGAGDWRGRVAVADLRTIATRIVGRRGTERAFAEHEQRRGKPLQAGEAADRALIQHTERLLAGAVGAASARRILMGMLSGSGLDIAEAMALMDEASQELRFNRELLSSTLENVSQGISVVDAEMRVVAWNRRYLELFGYPDGMVYVGVPVTDLIRWNAEHGECGPGEVAAHVAKRLGHLRAGTPHVFQRVRADGSTIEMRGRALPGGGYVTTYTDVTAYKRAEQALIEANETLEQRVDQRTAELSEALAATAQAQRTAEAANASKTRFLAAASHDLLQPLNAARLFTSALRQQSALDAESRQLAERIDAAFRAAEDLLDALLDTSRLDTGSTQPEIGDFALAELFDSLQSQFAVLAEQRGLRLRVAPTGLAVRSDPQLLRRVLQNFLSNALRYTRHGSVLLGARRAGDEVRIEVWDTGPGIAAEQRARVFGEFQRLEQPSPWGEKGLGLGLSICDRIAAMLDHRLALHSRPGHGSCFAIVVPRAAAAPPRRQAVHRGGSDEQLPLTVLCLDDDAAILDGMRALLGRWGVDCRTAHDVAAAAAELRRGPVDLILADYHLADDVDGLQALQQLRAARDPLPPAALITADGSSELKQRARALGYPLLHKPVKPAALRALLTALVRKQGELASSQD; encoded by the coding sequence TTGATCGCCGGCTGGCTGCTGCTGCTCGTTGCGCTGCTCTACGTGGGCCTGCTCTACGGCGTGGCCTGGGCGGGCGACCGGCGTCCGCTGTACCCGCGCCAGCCGCGCCTGCGGCCGATCGTCTACAGCCTCGCGCTCGCGGTGTACTGCTCGTCGTGGACGTTCTACGGCGCGGTGGGCACGGCCGCGCGCGAGGGCCTGGGCTACCTGCCGATCTACCTGGGGCCGGTGCTGCTGTTCGTGTTCGGCTTCGGCCTGCTGCGCCGGCTGGTGGAGGTGGCGCAACAGCGCAACATCACCTCGATCGCCGACTTCATCGGCGCGCGCTACGGCAAGTCGCACTGGCTGGCCGCCGTGGTGGCGGTGATCGCGGTGGTGGCGGTGCTGCCGTACATCGCGCTGCAGCTGAAGGCGGTGGCGATGTCGTTCGCGGTGCTGGGCGGCAGCGCGCCGGGATTGCGCGGCGCGGTCGCGACGGATCCCGCGCTGTGGTGCGCCGGCCTGCTCGCGGTGTTCGCGATACTGTTCGGCACGCGCAGCATCGATGCCACCGAGCACCACCATGGCCTGATGCTGGCGGTGGCGCTGGAGTCGCTGATCAAGCTGGTGGCCTTCGTCGCGCTGGCGTGGTTCGCCCTGCGCCACGGGCCGGGGCTGGCCGCCACCGCGAGCCTGCCGCTGCGGCATCCCGGCGACGGCCTCTCGGCTGGCTTCCTCGCGCAGACGCTGCTCGCGTTCTTCGCGATGTTCTGCCTGCCGCGGCAGTTCCAGATCGGCGTCGTGGAATGCGAGGACCCGCGCGACCTGCATCGCGCGCGCTGGATGTTCCCGCTGTACATGCTGGCGATCATGCTGGCGGTGTTGCCGATCGTGGTTACCGGCACGCAGCTGCCGGCGGTGCGCGATGGCCTCGCCGACGCCTGGGTGCTGAACCTGCCGCTGGCGCTGGGCAACGGCGGCATGGCGATGCTGGCCTTCGTGGGCGGCTTCTCGGCGGCCACCGGCATGGTGATCGTGGCGGCGGTGGCGCTGTCCACCATGATCAGCAACGACCTGGTGATGCCGGCGCTGCTGCGCGTGCGCCGCCTGCGGCTGGAACACCGCAGCGACCTCTCGCGGCTGGTGCTGCGCGTGCGCCGCGTGGCGATCGTGGCGTTGGCCGCGCTGGCCTACGGCTACTACCGGGTGGTGGCCGACACCGAGAACCTCGCCGCCACCGGCCTGCTCGCGTTCGCCGCGGTGGCGCAGCTGGCGCCGGCCATCGTGGCGGCGCTGTACTGGCGCGGCGCGAGCCGGCGCGGCGTGGCGATCGGCCTCGTCGCCGGCTTCGCGGTGTGGGCCTACACCTTGCTGCTGCCGGCGATGCTGCACGTCGGCAGCTGGCAGCAGGACGGTCCGCTGGGCCTGGGCTGGCTGCGGCCGCAGGCGCTGTTCCATCTCGGCGGCAGCGATCCCTTGCTGCACGGCACGCTGTGGTCGCTGCTGGTCAACGTGGCCTGCCTGGTGTTCATCTCGTTGCGCTGGCGGCCGAACCTGGAGGAACGCCTGCATGCGGCGCTGTTCGTCGCGCCGCATGCGGCCAGCCGTGGCGGCGCGGGCGACTGGCGCGGGCGTGTGGCGGTGGCCGACCTGCGTACCATCGCCACGCGCATCGTGGGCCGCCGCGGCACCGAACGCGCGTTCGCCGAGCACGAACAGCGACGCGGCAAGCCGCTGCAGGCCGGCGAAGCGGCCGACCGCGCGCTGATCCAGCATACCGAGCGCCTGCTCGCCGGCGCGGTCGGCGCGGCCAGCGCGCGGCGCATCCTGATGGGCATGCTGTCCGGCTCGGGCCTGGACATCGCCGAGGCGATGGCGCTGATGGACGAGGCCTCGCAGGAGCTGCGCTTCAATCGCGAGCTGCTGTCCTCCACGCTGGAGAACGTCTCGCAAGGCATCAGCGTGGTCGATGCCGAGATGCGCGTGGTGGCGTGGAACCGGCGCTATCTGGAACTCTTCGGCTACCCCGACGGCATGGTCTACGTGGGCGTGCCGGTGACCGACCTGATCCGCTGGAATGCCGAACACGGCGAATGCGGCCCCGGCGAAGTGGCGGCGCACGTGGCCAAGCGGCTCGGCCACCTGCGCGCGGGCACCCCGCACGTGTTCCAGCGCGTGCGCGCCGACGGCAGCACCATCGAGATGCGCGGACGTGCGCTGCCCGGCGGCGGCTACGTCACCACCTACACCGACGTCACCGCATACAAGCGCGCCGAGCAGGCGCTGATCGAGGCGAACGAGACGCTGGAGCAGCGCGTGGACCAGCGCACCGCCGAGCTCAGCGAGGCGCTGGCCGCCACCGCGCAGGCGCAGCGCACCGCGGAGGCGGCGAACGCGTCCAAGACCCGTTTCCTCGCCGCCGCCAGCCACGACCTGCTGCAGCCCTTGAACGCCGCGCGGCTGTTCACCTCCGCGCTGCGCCAGCAATCGGCGCTGGATGCGGAATCGCGGCAACTTGCCGAGCGCATCGACGCCGCGTTCCGTGCCGCCGAGGACCTGCTTGATGCGCTGCTCGATACTTCGCGCCTGGACACCGGAAGCACCCAGCCGGAGATCGGCGACTTCGCGCTGGCCGAACTGTTCGACTCGCTGCAGAGCCAGTTCGCAGTGCTCGCCGAGCAGCGCGGCCTGCGCCTGCGCGTGGCGCCCACGGGGCTCGCCGTGCGCAGCGACCCGCAGCTGCTGCGTCGCGTACTGCAGAACTTCCTCTCCAACGCGCTGCGCTATACCCGCCACGGCAGCGTGCTGCTGGGCGCGCGCCGCGCCGGCGACGAAGTACGCATCGAAGTGTGGGACACCGGCCCCGGCATCGCCGCCGAACAGCGTGCGCGCGTCTTCGGCGAGTTCCAGCGGCTGGAGCAGCCTTCGCCGTGGGGCGAGAAGGGACTGGGCCTGGGCCTGTCGATCTGCGACCGCATCGCCGCCATGCTCGACCACCGGCTAGCCTTGCATTCGCGCCCCGGCCACGGCAGCTGCTTCGCGATCGTGGTGCCGCGCGCCGCCGCCGCGCCGCCGCGTCGCCAGGCGGTGCATCGCGGCGGCAGCGACGAGCAGTTGCCGCTCACCGTGCTGTGCCTCGACGACGACGCGGCCATCCTCGACGGCATGCGCGCCCTGCTCGGCCGCTGGGGAGTGGACTGCCGCACCGCGCACGACGTGGCCGCCGCTGCCGCCGAACTGCGTCGCGGCCCGGTGGATCTCATCCTCGCCGACTACCACCTCGCCGACGACGTGGATGGCCTGCAGGCGCTGCAGCAGCTGCGCGCCGCCCGCGACCCGCTGCCTCCCGCCGCCCTGATCACCGCCGACGGCAGCAGCGAACTCAAGCAGCGCGCCCGCGCGCTGGGCTATCCGCTGCTACACAAGCCGGTGAAGCCGGCGGCGTTAAGAGCGTTGTTGACGGCGTTGGTGAGGAAACAGGGAGAGCTTGCGAGTTCGCAGGATTAG
- a CDS encoding response regulator transcription factor yields the protein MPDILIADDHPLFRDALQRAVLAALPQAQVRSAESVHGLYALIEQYPDADLLLLDLHMPGARGYSALVHIRGQYPGLPIIVVSGHEEAQVARRALAHGAAAYIPKSTAGDDIVHAIRAVLDGDVWLPPQLVGGRAELKPAEADIAARIAALTPQQFRVLTMIAEGLLNKQIAWELGVSEATVKAHMTAIMRKLGVNNRTQVALAASQLAVEPGAMQPLPDEGENE from the coding sequence ATGCCCGACATCCTGATCGCCGACGACCACCCGCTGTTCCGCGACGCCCTGCAGCGCGCGGTGCTCGCCGCGCTGCCGCAGGCGCAGGTGCGCAGCGCCGAGAGCGTGCACGGCCTGTACGCGCTGATCGAGCAGTACCCGGACGCCGACCTGCTGCTGCTCGACCTGCACATGCCTGGCGCGCGCGGCTACTCCGCGCTGGTGCACATCCGCGGCCAATACCCCGGCCTGCCGATCATCGTGGTCTCCGGCCACGAGGAAGCCCAGGTCGCGCGCCGCGCGCTGGCCCACGGCGCCGCCGCCTACATCCCCAAGTCCACCGCCGGCGACGACATCGTCCACGCGATCCGCGCCGTGCTCGACGGCGACGTGTGGCTGCCGCCGCAACTGGTCGGCGGCCGCGCCGAACTCAAGCCCGCCGAAGCCGACATCGCCGCCCGCATCGCCGCGCTCACCCCGCAGCAGTTCCGCGTGCTCACCATGATCGCCGAAGGCCTGCTCAACAAGCAGATCGCCTGGGAACTCGGCGTCTCCGAAGCCACCGTGAAGGCGCACATGACCGCGATCATGCGCAAGCTCGGCGTCAACAACCGGACGCAAGTTGCGCTGGCCGCCAGCCAGCTGGCCGTGGAGCCGGGGGCGATGCAGCCGTTGCCGGATGAGGGAGAGAATGAGTGA
- a CDS encoding pyridoxine 5'-phosphate synthase has product MTLLSVNLNKIAVLRNSRGGHEPDICRAAQTCIEHGCGGITVHPRPDLRHVRPDDVRALAAMLRGRVEYNIEGNPFAAPRGDYPGLLALAREVRPTQVTLVPDSDGQITSDHGFDLSRDLDRLRPLVDELNALDCRVSLFVDAGNQDFAAAKAIGVRRIELYTGPYAEAFAEGEPDAVLASCAATARLAQQAGLAVNAGHDLSQANLGTFKAAIPGLAEVSIGHALIGEALYEGLATTVRNYLQILR; this is encoded by the coding sequence ATGACCCTGCTCAGCGTCAACCTCAACAAGATCGCCGTGCTGCGCAACTCGCGCGGCGGCCACGAGCCCGACATCTGCCGCGCGGCGCAGACCTGCATCGAGCACGGTTGCGGCGGCATCACCGTGCATCCGCGGCCCGACCTGCGCCACGTGCGCCCCGACGACGTGCGCGCACTGGCCGCGATGCTGCGCGGCCGGGTGGAATACAACATCGAGGGCAATCCGTTCGCCGCGCCGCGCGGCGATTATCCCGGCCTGCTCGCGCTGGCACGCGAGGTACGTCCCACCCAGGTGACCCTGGTGCCCGACAGCGACGGCCAGATCACCTCCGACCACGGCTTCGACCTGTCGCGCGACCTCGATCGGCTGCGCCCGCTGGTGGACGAGCTCAACGCGCTCGATTGCCGGGTCAGCCTGTTCGTGGATGCCGGCAACCAGGATTTCGCGGCGGCGAAGGCAATCGGCGTGCGGCGCATCGAGCTCTACACCGGTCCCTACGCCGAGGCCTTCGCCGAAGGCGAGCCCGACGCCGTGCTCGCGAGTTGCGCCGCCACCGCGCGTCTGGCGCAACAGGCAGGGCTGGCGGTGAACGCGGGCCACGACCTCAGCCAGGCGAACCTCGGCACGTTCAAGGCCGCGATCCCCGGACTGGCCGAAGTGTCGATCGGCCACGCGCTGATCGGCGAGGCGCTGTACGAGGGCCTGGCCACCACGGTGCGCAACTACCTGCAGATCCTGCGCTGA
- the acs gene encoding acetate--CoA ligase — protein MSTIHPVDPAFAAKARIRKDDYERLYAESVKDPEGFWARVGERLDWAKRPTKIKNVSFDPKNLHIRWYEDGTLNVAANCLDRHLKERGDKVAIIFEGDDPNESRKLTYRELHAEVCKFANTLKHLGVAKGDRVAIYLPMIPEAAVAMLACARIGAIHSVVFGGFSPDSLAGRIADSQCRLVVTADEGVRGGRKIPLKTNVDEALKRPGTNSVETVVVVRRTGSAVPMQSPRDRYWHNLMDGQSADCPAEAMEAEHPLFILYTSGSTGKPKGVLHTSAGYLVFTSYTHECVFDLREDDIYWCTADVGWVTGHSYVVYGPLANGATTVMFDGVPNYPDFSRFWQVVDKHKVSLFYTAPTAIRALMREGEAPVKKASRASLRVLGTVGEPINPEAWEWYHRVVGESRLPIVDTWWQTETGGILITPLPGAIATKPGSATKPFFGVKPAIVDANGEVQEGVAEGNLLLTDSWPGQMRTVYGDHQRFIETYFSAYPGNYFTGDGARRDEDGYYWITGRVDDVINVSGHRIGTAEVESALVAHPKVAEAAVVGCPHEIKGQGIYAYVTLVAGETGTDELKKELVAWVRKEIGPIATPDYLQWAPSLPKTRSGKIMRRILRKIGENQPDQLGDISTLADPSVVKSLVEERLIK, from the coding sequence ATGTCCACGATCCATCCCGTCGATCCCGCATTCGCCGCCAAGGCGCGCATCCGCAAGGACGATTACGAGCGGCTGTATGCCGAGTCGGTGAAGGACCCCGAAGGCTTCTGGGCCAGGGTGGGCGAACGGCTGGACTGGGCGAAGCGGCCGACCAAGATCAAGAACGTCTCCTTCGACCCGAAGAACCTGCACATCCGCTGGTACGAGGACGGCACGCTCAACGTGGCCGCGAACTGCCTCGACCGGCATCTGAAGGAACGCGGCGACAAGGTGGCGATCATCTTCGAGGGCGACGACCCGAACGAGTCGCGCAAGCTCACCTACCGCGAGCTGCACGCCGAGGTGTGCAAGTTCGCGAACACGCTGAAGCACCTGGGCGTGGCCAAGGGCGACCGCGTGGCGATCTACCTGCCGATGATCCCCGAGGCCGCGGTGGCGATGCTGGCCTGCGCGCGCATCGGCGCGATCCACTCGGTGGTGTTCGGCGGCTTCTCGCCCGACTCGCTGGCCGGGCGCATCGCCGATTCGCAGTGCAGGCTGGTGGTGACCGCCGACGAGGGCGTGCGCGGCGGCCGGAAGATCCCGCTCAAGACCAACGTGGACGAGGCGCTGAAGCGCCCCGGCACGAACAGCGTGGAAACCGTGGTGGTGGTGCGCCGCACCGGCAGCGCGGTACCGATGCAGTCGCCGCGCGACCGCTACTGGCACAACCTGATGGACGGCCAAAGCGCGGACTGCCCGGCCGAGGCCATGGAAGCCGAGCACCCGCTGTTCATCCTCTACACCTCCGGCTCCACCGGCAAGCCCAAGGGCGTGCTGCACACCTCGGCCGGCTACCTGGTGTTCACCAGCTACACCCACGAGTGTGTGTTCGACCTGCGCGAGGACGACATCTACTGGTGCACCGCCGACGTGGGTTGGGTCACCGGCCACAGCTACGTGGTATACGGCCCGCTGGCGAACGGCGCCACCACGGTGATGTTCGACGGCGTGCCTAACTACCCCGACTTCAGCCGTTTCTGGCAGGTGGTGGACAAGCACAAGGTGTCGCTGTTCTATACCGCGCCCACCGCGATCCGCGCGCTGATGCGCGAGGGCGAGGCGCCGGTGAAGAAGGCCTCGCGCGCCAGCCTGCGCGTGCTCGGCACGGTGGGCGAGCCGATCAACCCCGAGGCGTGGGAGTGGTACCACCGCGTGGTGGGCGAAAGCCGCCTGCCGATCGTGGACACCTGGTGGCAGACCGAGACCGGCGGCATCCTGATCACCCCGCTGCCCGGCGCGATCGCCACCAAGCCCGGCTCCGCCACCAAGCCGTTCTTCGGCGTGAAGCCCGCCATCGTCGACGCGAACGGCGAAGTGCAGGAAGGCGTGGCCGAAGGCAACCTGCTGCTCACCGACTCCTGGCCCGGCCAGATGCGCACGGTGTACGGCGACCACCAGCGCTTCATCGAGACCTACTTCAGCGCCTACCCCGGCAACTACTTCACCGGCGACGGCGCGCGCCGCGACGAGGACGGCTACTACTGGATCACCGGCCGCGTCGACGACGTCATCAACGTCAGCGGCCACCGCATCGGCACCGCGGAGGTGGAAAGCGCGCTGGTGGCGCATCCCAAGGTGGCCGAAGCCGCCGTGGTCGGCTGCCCGCACGAGATCAAGGGCCAAGGCATCTACGCCTACGTCACCCTGGTCGCCGGCGAAACCGGCACCGACGAGTTGAAAAAGGAACTGGTGGCCTGGGTGCGCAAGGAGATCGGCCCGATCGCCACGCCCGACTACCTGCAGTGGGCACCCAGCCTGCCCAAGACCCGCTCCGGAAAGATCATGCGCCGCATCCTGCGCAAGATCGGCGAGAACCAGCCCGACCAGCTCGGCGACATCTCCACCCTCGCCGATCCCTCGGTGGTGAAGAGCCTCGTCGAGGAACGACTGATCAAATAA
- a CDS encoding J domain-containing protein, producing MSIKTHYDNLQVKQNAGDEVIRGAYKYLSQKWHPDKNPNNRMEAERVLKIINQAYAVLSDPVKRKEHDEWIQQQLGTTSGSMQGPPPPPPRSPPPLYPQGRSKAPRQPSPSAKAMRWQTIALRLVVGLGLSLIITAIARFAATASVNNTLGETSTISSVPVEHMPIQHIGQLEIKYTSPFLPNEPKSRRLMSALPENMRNQVRSLSVYSSQPTCGLSEVGLLVGMYAPEVQVNIDGAAAGSTKQISTLEGITNPESSIFSTTVSGYPARRVSYKADRWDGVIDGEILVVADSQSNTIWQLQLIFASKKTSNPTNLNNIRSCANEVLASVSITK from the coding sequence GTGTCGATAAAAACTCACTACGACAATTTACAGGTTAAGCAAAACGCGGGTGACGAGGTCATTAGGGGGGCTTACAAATATTTATCTCAGAAATGGCATCCAGACAAAAATCCAAATAATAGGATGGAGGCCGAGAGAGTACTCAAGATCATAAATCAGGCCTATGCCGTCCTTTCGGATCCTGTAAAGCGCAAAGAGCATGACGAGTGGATACAGCAGCAACTTGGAACCACGAGCGGCTCAATGCAAGGTCCGCCGCCGCCGCCGCCGCGATCACCTCCGCCTCTATACCCTCAAGGTCGATCTAAAGCACCACGCCAACCCTCGCCAAGCGCAAAAGCAATGAGGTGGCAGACAATCGCCCTAAGATTGGTTGTTGGATTAGGCCTATCTCTTATCATCACAGCAATAGCTAGATTTGCCGCAACAGCTTCTGTGAATAATACTCTTGGAGAGACTTCTACAATCTCGTCCGTTCCTGTGGAACATATGCCTATTCAACACATCGGACAATTGGAGATCAAGTATACCTCCCCGTTTTTGCCAAACGAACCAAAATCAAGAAGATTGATGTCCGCTCTTCCCGAAAATATGAGAAACCAAGTGCGTTCATTGTCCGTCTATAGCAGCCAACCCACTTGTGGGCTTAGTGAAGTAGGGCTTTTGGTGGGGATGTACGCTCCAGAGGTTCAAGTAAATATTGATGGTGCTGCGGCTGGTTCAACGAAACAGATTTCCACTTTGGAAGGCATTACCAATCCAGAAAGCTCCATTTTCTCTACGACTGTTTCAGGATACCCAGCAAGGCGCGTGTCCTATAAAGCAGATCGTTGGGACGGTGTCATTGACGGAGAGATTCTTGTGGTTGCTGATTCGCAATCGAACACCATTTGGCAACTGCAACTTATTTTCGCTTCCAAGAAAACCAGTAACCCCACTAATCTCAATAACATTCGGTCTTGCGCGAACGAGGTTCTAGCGAGCGTATCAATTACAAAGTAG